In Sphingobacterium thalpophilum, a genomic segment contains:
- a CDS encoding outer membrane beta-barrel protein gives MRGFMLFLFSMLMGWTVYGQTKSVQGILKDDKNRIVAGATVKLTSKLDSMTTGSNMAGIFIFDKIKSDTFKITVSNLGFERFEKEFSIPKGESKYIIPSLTLQQNSQMLQEVVVDGVPTVVVKSDTLEYTMKDLKLRDGAVAEDALKKLQGVEVDKDGNVTAQGESVKRVRINGKDFFGGDVKTATQNLPANIIQKMQVIDDYGDMANVTGNKNGDSEKVLNIQIDPKYNTGHMTTLRAGVGTEDRYQATGMWMGMREGEQISVLGNLNNTNAPLFDFSTVGGGARRGQGGGGRRGGGMFGGSDGLTKIGSIGLNYRKDFNDKLTVYGSYSFSHSNNTTLSQRFQENTLPNIMQTDSVTSNSNTVGDSHRFEANVEWKPTTKDYIKISPQFGYDKSDATTGTNSLTYRSSVFNNSQAQDIVANSTAPRFGISGLYNHKFNDKGRNVFVNMNFNNAKTTKDQNAILDRLLADPNNANAPLDSIYEKTILEANNKSWNGGASVNYTEPVSEKGKVEFTYDFNKNKYDNSNKQQGFDRDGNLIAEDPKLNFDYNYDYSFTTHKIGADYLYSGDKITYSIGAAAQPSQLRGDAISSGLVVPIHRNNMNWMPIARFEYKFSRQSNISVNYSGTPNEPSVTQILPFDMSTNRTSIVIGNANLNPEFSHQLNVRFRKNDFQKGNNFFAFVNAGLTNNKIVSLSKSYFDDLMDYQTGQTNSTLVSETRYLNETSDKPFNVSSFYHYGKSLKEKTYNIMLMGGVSYNKNIGYVSTEKDDNVGQKNIARNIVLNQGLMFRYNPSENLEINPGVRYQFNHTENSLTNRTTNVSSWTPTLIGSVNITKTTIFGADLSKQFNSGYGAGINANPFVINTYLEQKFLSQQRGTVRLQAFDLLNQQTNVSRTVSESMITDSRTNRLGRYFMILFTYKFQKFAMGNPEGENRFPGGMRPPRM, from the coding sequence ATGAGAGGCTTTATGCTTTTTTTGTTTAGTATGCTGATGGGATGGACCGTTTATGGCCAGACGAAGAGCGTGCAGGGAATCTTGAAAGATGACAAGAATCGAATTGTCGCCGGTGCAACGGTGAAGTTGACATCAAAGTTGGATTCCATGACTACAGGATCCAATATGGCGGGGATTTTTATCTTTGATAAGATCAAATCCGATACCTTTAAAATTACCGTTTCAAACTTAGGCTTCGAGCGCTTTGAAAAGGAATTTAGTATTCCTAAAGGCGAGTCAAAATATATAATTCCAAGTTTAACTTTACAACAGAATTCACAGATGCTGCAGGAAGTTGTGGTTGATGGAGTACCTACTGTCGTTGTTAAAAGTGATACCCTGGAATATACCATGAAAGATCTAAAGCTCCGCGATGGCGCCGTTGCGGAAGACGCGTTGAAAAAGTTACAGGGAGTCGAAGTGGATAAAGATGGTAACGTTACAGCACAAGGTGAATCCGTAAAGCGGGTTCGTATTAATGGTAAGGACTTTTTTGGTGGAGATGTAAAGACAGCTACCCAAAATTTACCTGCAAATATTATCCAAAAGATGCAGGTCATCGATGATTATGGTGATATGGCCAATGTCACTGGCAATAAAAACGGTGATTCGGAAAAGGTGTTGAATATTCAGATAGATCCCAAATACAATACTGGGCATATGACTACCCTACGGGCTGGCGTGGGAACAGAAGATCGCTATCAGGCTACCGGTATGTGGATGGGGATGCGTGAAGGTGAACAAATTTCGGTGCTGGGGAATTTGAACAATACCAATGCCCCCTTATTCGATTTTAGTACTGTAGGTGGTGGCGCCCGCCGTGGCCAGGGTGGTGGCGGCCGCCGAGGTGGTGGTATGTTTGGTGGCTCGGACGGTTTGACAAAAATTGGTTCCATAGGACTGAATTACCGCAAAGACTTTAATGATAAACTGACTGTTTACGGTAGCTATAGTTTTAGCCATAGCAACAATACAACACTATCCCAACGTTTTCAGGAAAATACACTGCCTAATATAATGCAGACGGACAGTGTGACATCCAATTCGAACACGGTTGGTGATAGCCATCGTTTCGAAGCAAATGTCGAATGGAAGCCTACAACGAAAGATTATATCAAAATATCGCCTCAGTTTGGCTACGACAAGAGCGATGCAACGACAGGTACGAATTCGCTCACGTATCGTAGTAGTGTATTTAATAATTCTCAGGCGCAAGATATTGTTGCCAATTCCACTGCACCGAGATTTGGGATTAGCGGATTGTACAACCATAAATTTAATGATAAAGGAAGGAATGTTTTTGTAAACATGAACTTCAATAATGCAAAAACAACGAAGGATCAGAATGCAATTTTAGATAGGCTATTGGCTGATCCCAATAATGCAAACGCTCCACTAGATTCGATCTATGAAAAAACGATTCTAGAAGCAAATAATAAAAGTTGGAATGGGGGCGCTTCGGTGAATTATACTGAACCTGTTTCCGAGAAAGGAAAAGTGGAATTTACCTATGATTTCAACAAAAACAAGTATGACAATTCGAACAAACAACAAGGGTTTGATCGCGATGGAAACTTAATTGCAGAAGATCCCAAGTTGAATTTTGATTATAATTATGATTATTCCTTCACAACACATAAAATCGGGGCAGACTATTTGTATAGTGGTGATAAAATAACCTATTCTATTGGAGCTGCGGCTCAGCCTTCTCAATTAAGAGGTGATGCGATCAGTTCAGGATTAGTGGTTCCAATTCATCGCAACAATATGAACTGGATGCCTATTGCGCGTTTTGAGTATAAGTTCTCCCGCCAGTCGAATATCTCTGTGAATTATTCGGGAACACCGAATGAGCCTTCAGTAACGCAGATCTTGCCGTTTGATATGAGTACAAACCGGACGAGCATTGTGATCGGTAACGCTAATCTGAATCCGGAGTTTAGCCATCAATTGAATGTAAGATTCCGTAAGAATGATTTTCAAAAGGGAAACAACTTCTTTGCGTTCGTTAATGCCGGTTTGACTAACAACAAGATTGTGAGCTTGAGCAAAAGCTATTTTGATGATTTAATGGATTATCAAACTGGCCAAACAAATTCAACGTTAGTTTCTGAAACCCGCTATTTGAATGAAACAAGCGATAAGCCATTTAATGTAAGTTCTTTCTATCATTATGGTAAATCACTGAAAGAAAAAACATATAATATTATGTTAATGGGTGGTGTGTCTTACAATAAAAATATTGGATATGTTTCCACAGAGAAAGATGATAACGTAGGTCAAAAGAATATCGCCCGGAATATTGTATTAAATCAAGGTTTGATGTTTAGATATAACCCTTCGGAAAACCTAGAAATCAATCCGGGGGTACGCTACCAATTTAATCATACAGAGAATTCATTGACAAATCGTACGACGAATGTTTCTTCTTGGACACCAACATTGATTGGCTCTGTTAACATAACAAAAACAACCATTTTCGGAGCGGATCTATCCAAACAATTCAACAGTGGTTATGGAGCCGGTATTAACGCAAATCCTTTCGTCATAAATACCTACTTGGAGCAGAAGTTCTTGAGTCAACAACGCGGTACTGTACGTCTACAAGCATTTGACTTGTTAAATCAACAAACGAATGTGTCAAGAACGGTGAGTGAGTCTATGATTACAGATAGCCGTACCAACCGTTTGGGTCGATATTTTATGATTCTGTTTACCTATAAATTCCAAAAATTTGCGATGGGAAATCCAGAAGGAGAGAATAGATTTCCGGGCGGAATGAGACCTCCGCGTATGTAA
- a CDS encoding pitrilysin family protein, which translates to MEYEIIRLSNGIRVVFQYQNLPVTHVCMVINAGSRDESAGKYGVAHFIEHLLFKRTERRSTQQIINHLESVGGDLNAYTTKEYTCVHASILQPYLNRALDLFEDIFFHSTFPDIELDKEKSVIVDEMASYLDSPEESIVDDFEDLVFQGSGLGHNILGLEDQLLALQKGDIVDFMRANYDTNEMVIGITGNYTLKEVERLLHKVFGTVPSNTIARLRNDVRPLVEQHVAVGKPINQVHYMLGSLAYNYRDDRKTGLLLLNNMLGGMGMGSILNLSIREKYGIAYTIESNYTIFSDTGLFSIYLGTDEEKVEKAKKLVFKELAKLSEQPLSETAVKKAKQKFIGQIALTEENRMSMIISAAKNVMDYDRVILLDEVIEKIQDLTNIGLLEIAQDVFDPKKMLSLSFVPED; encoded by the coding sequence ATGGAATACGAAATTATTAGACTTTCAAACGGAATACGCGTAGTATTTCAATATCAAAATTTACCGGTTACACATGTCTGCATGGTCATCAACGCGGGGTCTCGGGACGAGTCTGCTGGAAAATATGGTGTAGCTCATTTTATTGAGCACCTTTTATTTAAGCGTACTGAAAGACGCTCTACACAACAGATTATAAATCATTTGGAATCCGTTGGCGGAGATTTAAATGCTTATACGACGAAAGAGTATACCTGTGTACATGCCTCTATTCTTCAGCCTTATTTAAATCGTGCGTTAGATCTTTTTGAAGATATCTTCTTTCATTCCACTTTCCCCGATATAGAATTGGATAAAGAAAAATCTGTCATTGTAGATGAAATGGCATCTTATCTGGATAGCCCGGAAGAGTCTATTGTGGACGATTTTGAAGATCTGGTTTTTCAGGGATCGGGTTTAGGGCATAATATTTTGGGTCTGGAAGATCAGCTTCTTGCACTGCAAAAGGGTGATATTGTCGATTTTATGCGGGCAAATTATGATACAAATGAAATGGTCATTGGTATCACGGGCAATTATACGCTAAAAGAAGTTGAGCGATTGTTGCACAAAGTATTTGGGACCGTGCCTTCAAATACGATAGCACGTCTCCGCAATGACGTCAGACCACTTGTTGAACAGCATGTTGCCGTAGGCAAGCCGATCAATCAGGTGCATTATATGCTCGGTTCTTTAGCTTATAATTATCGAGATGACCGTAAGACGGGGCTGCTGCTTTTGAATAATATGCTTGGTGGAATGGGGATGGGGTCTATCCTGAATCTCTCCATACGGGAGAAATACGGAATAGCCTATACCATTGAATCTAATTATACTATTTTTTCGGATACAGGGTTATTTAGTATTTACCTCGGTACCGATGAAGAAAAAGTTGAAAAAGCTAAAAAACTCGTCTTTAAAGAACTTGCGAAGCTGAGCGAGCAACCGCTATCTGAAACTGCAGTAAAAAAGGCGAAGCAGAAATTTATTGGGCAGATTGCTTTGACCGAAGAGAACCGTATGAGTATGATTATCTCTGCCGCGAAAAACGTAATGGACTATGATCGTGTCATCTTATTGGACGAAGTAATTGAAAAAATTCAGGATTTGACGAATATAGGGCTGCTGGAAATAGCACAAGATGTATTTGATCCGAAGAAGATGTTGTCGCTTAGTTTTGTTCCCGAAGATTGA
- the fabD gene encoding ACP S-malonyltransferase — protein sequence MKTAYVFPGQGAQFVGMGQDLYNLNDETKALFEQANDILGFRITDIMFSGTDEELKQTKVTQPAIFLHSVILAKALGESFQPDMVAGHSLGEFSALVAAGALSFEDGLKLVAQRANAMQKACELQPSTMAAILGLEDAIVEDICAQVDDVVVAANYNCPGQLVISGSIEGVDKACALLTEAGAKRALKLNVGGAFHSPLMESAKVELQAAIEAVNILSPRCPIYQNIDAKPQTDPAVIKENLIAQLTGAVRWTQTVQNMLADGATAFVEVGPGNVLQGLVKKVDRQVQTSAASVTA from the coding sequence ATGAAAACAGCATATGTATTTCCTGGTCAAGGGGCCCAATTTGTTGGAATGGGGCAAGACCTGTATAATTTAAATGATGAAACGAAAGCCTTGTTCGAACAGGCTAACGATATTTTAGGATTTCGCATCACGGATATCATGTTTTCCGGTACAGATGAGGAATTGAAACAAACGAAAGTAACCCAACCTGCTATTTTCTTGCATTCGGTTATTTTGGCGAAAGCCTTGGGAGAGTCTTTTCAACCTGACATGGTTGCAGGTCACTCTTTAGGTGAGTTTTCAGCTTTGGTAGCAGCCGGTGCATTGAGCTTTGAAGATGGCTTGAAATTGGTTGCACAACGCGCCAATGCGATGCAAAAAGCATGTGAGCTTCAACCTTCAACGATGGCTGCGATATTAGGACTGGAAGATGCTATAGTGGAAGATATCTGTGCTCAGGTTGATGATGTCGTGGTAGCTGCAAATTATAACTGTCCTGGGCAATTGGTTATTTCGGGATCTATTGAAGGTGTGGACAAAGCTTGTGCTTTGCTGACCGAGGCCGGTGCTAAGCGCGCATTAAAATTAAACGTGGGTGGAGCATTTCACTCACCATTGATGGAATCTGCCAAAGTCGAATTGCAAGCGGCTATCGAAGCTGTAAACATTTTGTCGCCTCGCTGTCCGATTTATCAAAATATAGATGCCAAACCACAGACAGATCCAGCGGTTATCAAGGAAAATCTTATTGCGCAATTAACTGGCGCTGTACGGTGGACGCAGACAGTACAAAATATGTTGGCCGATGGTGCAACAGCTTTTGTAGAAGTTGGTCCAGGAAATGTATTGCAGGGATTGGTTAAGAAGGTCGACCGTCAAGTTCAGACTTCCGCAGCATCAGTGACCGCGTAA
- a CDS encoding RDD family protein, with the protein MNKLEINTAQNVKIEYNLASLGSRMIAFAIDYFIIVCYYFFCFFLLDSINMNAGDPYLFYGVMMALTLPAFFYTLITETAFGGQTVGKKIMKIKVVKLDGSRANFYQYLSRWSLSIVDIWMTMGGVAITSIVLSKNGQRIGDIAGETSVISLKPTLKLSDTIYEETFDNHPILFPQVIKLSDKDANSVKEIYQTAFDRRDVGILTALVQRLETVMEVKHPEKMTPNDFVLQVMKDHYSMFKDK; encoded by the coding sequence ATGAATAAGCTTGAGATAAATACGGCACAAAATGTAAAAATCGAATATAATCTTGCCAGTCTTGGCTCAAGAATGATCGCATTTGCAATAGATTATTTTATTATAGTCTGTTATTATTTCTTTTGCTTCTTTCTCTTGGACAGCATAAACATGAACGCAGGAGATCCCTATCTTTTTTATGGCGTTATGATGGCATTGACCCTACCCGCGTTTTTTTACACATTGATTACCGAAACCGCCTTTGGTGGTCAGACAGTAGGTAAGAAAATCATGAAAATAAAGGTCGTCAAGCTTGACGGCTCACGTGCCAACTTCTATCAATACTTGTCCAGATGGAGTCTATCTATTGTAGATATCTGGATGACGATGGGTGGTGTCGCCATTACGTCGATCGTTTTATCCAAAAATGGACAACGCATTGGAGATATTGCTGGTGAAACTTCTGTTATCAGTCTCAAACCTACCTTAAAATTGAGCGACACAATTTACGAAGAGACATTCGACAACCACCCTATCCTATTTCCACAAGTGATTAAATTGAGCGACAAGGATGCTAATTCGGTCAAAGAGATCTATCAAACAGCTTTTGACAGAAGAGATGTAGGAATTTTAACTGCCTTAGTACAACGGTTGGAAACAGTGATGGAGGTTAAACATCCGGAAAAAATGACCCCCAATGATTTTGTCCTGCAAGTCATGAAAGATCATTACAGCATGTTTAAGGATAAGTAG
- a CDS encoding stage II sporulation protein M, with protein MREASFVERNKEKWTLIENNLSINMQVDPDELASNYIELTNDLAYAQTFYPESKVKAYLNELAVTVHQKIYKDQKASNNKFKSFINEEIPQAIWSIRRPLLYSFLIFVLASVIGFLSSVYDMDFIRLILGDYYVDSTIESIKAGDPAAVYGKGSNFGSAIWITINNVRVAFMAFAAGLFFSVGTGYVLFSNGIMLGAFHHMFFQYGVMGKAMSAIWIHGTIEISVIIVAGGCGLAIGNSILFPKSFTRLTSFVRTAKIAMKVLVSTIPFFIIAGTLEGFVTRYYNVSIWLCLLIIVLSLLAILYFYVINPYRLAKRFQWK; from the coding sequence ATGAGAGAAGCATCCTTTGTAGAACGAAATAAAGAAAAATGGACGTTAATTGAAAATAATTTATCAATTAATATGCAGGTTGATCCAGATGAATTGGCCTCAAATTATATTGAGCTCACAAATGATCTGGCGTATGCACAAACCTTTTATCCTGAAAGTAAGGTAAAGGCTTATCTGAACGAACTGGCCGTAACCGTCCATCAGAAAATCTATAAAGATCAGAAAGCTTCCAATAATAAGTTTAAATCTTTTATCAATGAAGAGATACCGCAGGCGATTTGGTCAATTCGCCGACCCTTGCTGTATTCATTCTTAATTTTTGTTTTGGCTTCGGTCATTGGTTTTTTGTCATCTGTATACGATATGGATTTTATTCGGCTTATTTTAGGTGACTACTATGTCGATTCGACGATAGAAAGCATAAAAGCAGGTGATCCTGCTGCGGTATATGGAAAGGGAAGTAACTTTGGGTCGGCAATTTGGATTACGATTAATAATGTGCGGGTTGCTTTTATGGCCTTTGCTGCTGGACTATTTTTCAGTGTAGGAACAGGTTACGTTTTGTTTAGCAATGGTATTATGCTTGGTGCATTTCACCATATGTTTTTCCAATATGGCGTGATGGGGAAAGCCATGTCAGCGATTTGGATTCATGGCACTATTGAGATTTCGGTAATTATTGTGGCTGGAGGATGCGGGTTGGCCATCGGTAATAGCATTCTATTTCCCAAATCGTTTACACGTTTGACATCTTTTGTCCGCACAGCAAAGATTGCGATGAAAGTTCTCGTCAGCACAATTCCTTTTTTTATTATCGCTGGTACATTGGAAGGTTTTGTAACACGGTATTATAATGTGTCAATTTGGTTATGCTTATTGATTATCGTTTTATCCTTACTGGCTATCCTTTATTTTTATGTTATTAATCCTTATCGACTAGCAAAACGATTTCAATGGAAATAG
- a CDS encoding ABC transporter permease: MEIDFEFQKERKVGDFVQSFIDLFKLIYRHFVSTIFGLSAVPLAGIALVYYFLSTKITFSANSDSFEDIDAFTWAGLLILALVALGLYVYGISIEYFLLLKERKSTAFSGAEVLKNFRSNLGKYFMFLIAMILALIVVFIPLAIVAAICAFIPFVGSFAIGILGSMVGIWLFCSFLFYREGYSDLGSCFTDAYVMLSKKLIQYGIATYIVNFIFQMAVMMISIVPLIIMGLLSFNFLGIDAAFFDSSWGKLLMTLGGLFITLFTLFLYMSGVLANGIIYETAKDLKFGERIYGMIEKIGGKDE, encoded by the coding sequence ATGGAAATAGATTTTGAGTTTCAAAAAGAACGGAAGGTAGGGGACTTTGTTCAAAGTTTCATAGATCTTTTTAAATTGATCTATAGACACTTTGTTTCTACTATTTTTGGTTTATCTGCGGTACCTCTAGCAGGGATTGCTTTAGTTTACTATTTTCTTTCTACAAAAATCACTTTTTCGGCCAACAGTGATTCTTTTGAGGATATCGATGCTTTTACTTGGGCTGGATTACTCATTTTGGCGCTGGTAGCTTTGGGGCTTTACGTTTATGGTATTTCTATCGAATATTTTTTACTGCTCAAAGAGCGCAAAAGTACAGCATTTTCGGGCGCGGAGGTGCTGAAGAATTTCCGATCAAACCTCGGGAAATACTTTATGTTTTTAATTGCCATGATATTGGCGTTAATTGTCGTCTTTATTCCCCTGGCCATCGTCGCTGCAATTTGTGCTTTTATCCCTTTCGTCGGGAGTTTTGCGATCGGTATTTTGGGGTCTATGGTCGGCATTTGGTTATTTTGCTCATTTTTATTTTATCGGGAAGGTTATTCGGATCTAGGGAGCTGTTTTACAGATGCCTATGTGATGCTGAGCAAAAAATTGATTCAATATGGTATCGCGACCTATATCGTGAATTTTATTTTTCAAATGGCGGTCATGATGATTTCCATAGTTCCTTTGATTATCATGGGGCTTTTATCATTCAACTTCTTAGGTATAGATGCCGCCTTTTTTGATTCATCCTGGGGAAAACTGCTGATGACATTGGGAGGCTTATTTATCACGTTATTTACCCTTTTTCTGTATATGTCTGGGGTTTTGGCCAATGGTATTATTTATGAAACGGCCAAGGACCTCAAATTTGGAGAACGTATTTATGGCATGATCGAAAAGATAGGAGGAAAAGATGAATAG
- a CDS encoding DUF4129 domain-containing protein, giving the protein MNRLFVFFGIALLSIFYACDPKPRDTDSNSDRIDSLNVRIDSTLVGTDSVAIDSIAVKAPNGQQEKDEIDLWDPTLFDSIPKYTEERSFKMDPYQDIIKRYETDDFVYSENIKDRVGVLQRILARLADWIGSIMPDNPYKFREEFGYVFAFLAVIALAFILYKVLYNRKQYFIKHSEEESELDVLAYVERNLMNSNLEPYIQEAIAQRNYALGIRYLQLLNIQKLAQSDHIKWKLSKTNAEFTQEIQNEELRRGFAECTRIFDYVWFGQFELTEDNFSQYQQLFHQYQKQIK; this is encoded by the coding sequence ATGAATAGACTCTTCGTTTTTTTTGGTATCGCCTTATTATCCATTTTTTATGCTTGTGATCCAAAACCAAGGGATACGGATTCCAATAGTGATAGAATCGATTCGCTCAATGTGAGAATAGATTCGACCTTGGTGGGAACAGATTCTGTCGCTATTGACTCAATAGCCGTAAAAGCTCCTAATGGCCAACAGGAAAAAGATGAAATTGACCTGTGGGATCCCACATTATTTGATTCAATCCCCAAATATACCGAAGAACGTTCATTTAAAATGGATCCTTATCAGGATATCATCAAACGTTACGAGACCGATGATTTTGTTTATTCAGAAAATATTAAAGATCGCGTAGGCGTATTACAGCGCATCCTTGCGCGGCTCGCGGATTGGATTGGAAGTATCATGCCAGATAATCCGTATAAATTTCGGGAAGAGTTTGGTTATGTATTTGCTTTTTTAGCTGTTATTGCATTAGCGTTTATCCTTTATAAAGTGCTCTACAACAGAAAACAATATTTTATTAAACATAGTGAAGAGGAGAGTGAACTTGACGTTTTAGCCTATGTGGAGCGAAACCTGATGAATAGCAACCTGGAGCCTTATATTCAGGAGGCTATCGCCCAAAGGAATTATGCATTGGGTATCCGGTACTTACAGCTATTGAATATTCAGAAACTAGCGCAATCCGATCATATCAAATGGAAGCTGAGCAAAACGAACGCTGAATTTACACAAGAGATTCAAAACGAGGAGCTCCGTCGTGGATTTGCGGAATGTACAAGAATATTTGATTACGTCTGGTTTGGTCAATTTGAATTAACAGAGGACAATTTTAGTCAATATCAGCAATTGTTTCACCAATATCAAAAACAGATTAAATGA